The following are from one region of the Microbacterium sp. cx-55 genome:
- a CDS encoding AEC family transporter, which produces MLDVLTGFVVVGLAIVVGYILGRIDLLGPHARHVLSRLTFYVLSPFLLFTVLAQADVHSLFSALLPVSAIAAVVVIAVQGLLARLVWRRSIPETVISALSAGQVNSNNIGIPLSLYLLGSAAFPAPVILMQLLLFTPLTLGILDATTSGERSFGRILTRTVTNPIVVGSVLGTLVSVFDIDLPPVILEPSLLIANACVPVLLISYGISLHGQRVLGAAGHRAEVVVASALKLIVMPVIAWGVATMFGLSAADTLVVVVLAALPTAQNVFNYAQRYGVGETVSRDTILLTTIGCVPVLIAAVLLFQ; this is translated from the coding sequence ATGCTGGACGTACTGACGGGATTCGTGGTGGTGGGCCTGGCCATCGTGGTCGGCTACATCCTCGGCCGAATCGATCTGCTCGGACCGCACGCCCGCCACGTCCTGAGCCGACTGACCTTCTACGTCCTCTCGCCGTTCCTCCTGTTCACCGTCCTGGCACAGGCCGATGTGCACTCGCTGTTCTCCGCATTACTGCCGGTGTCGGCGATCGCGGCGGTCGTCGTCATCGCAGTGCAGGGCCTTCTCGCCCGCCTCGTGTGGCGACGCTCGATCCCGGAGACCGTCATCAGCGCGCTCTCGGCCGGTCAGGTCAACTCCAACAACATCGGCATTCCGCTCTCGCTGTACCTGCTGGGGAGCGCCGCCTTCCCGGCGCCCGTGATCCTGATGCAGCTTCTGCTCTTCACTCCCCTGACGCTCGGCATCCTCGACGCGACGACGAGCGGCGAGCGGTCGTTCGGCCGAATCCTCACCCGCACCGTTACGAATCCCATCGTCGTCGGGTCGGTTCTCGGCACCCTGGTCTCGGTCTTCGACATCGATCTTCCGCCGGTGATCCTGGAGCCCTCGCTCCTGATCGCGAACGCCTGCGTGCCCGTGCTCCTCATCTCCTACGGCATCTCGCTGCACGGGCAACGCGTGCTGGGGGCCGCCGGGCATCGCGCCGAGGTCGTCGTCGCGAGTGCACTGAAGCTGATCGTGATGCCCGTGATCGCGTGGGGTGTGGCCACGATGTTCGGGCTGAGCGCCGCCGACACGCTCGTCGTCGTCGTTCTCGCCGCTCTCCCCACCGCGCAGAACGTCTTCAACTACGCCCAGCGCTACGGTGTGGGCGAGACCGTCAGCCGCGACACGATCCTGCTCACCACGATCGGCTGCGTCCCCGTCCTGATCGCCGCGGTGCTGCTCTTCCAGTGA
- a CDS encoding Dps family protein has product MATKSTSAASSATEKSPTRNQRRPARGGSGAGLTGEQNAERGFTASESLSENLQKVLVDLIELSLQGKQAHWNVVGTNFRDTHLQLDEIIEAAREFADTVAERMRALHALPDGRSDVVAETTTLPEIPQGEIATTEVIDLMTERLDAVTATCRDVHDDVDDEDPTSADILHSILERLEQLSWMVSAENRVPRKR; this is encoded by the coding sequence ATGGCTACGAAGTCCACGTCCGCCGCATCCAGTGCAACCGAGAAGTCCCCCACGCGAAACCAGCGGCGACCCGCACGCGGCGGCAGCGGCGCCGGTTTGACCGGCGAACAGAACGCCGAACGCGGGTTCACCGCGTCCGAGTCGCTCAGCGAGAACCTGCAGAAGGTGCTCGTCGACCTCATCGAACTCTCGCTGCAGGGCAAGCAGGCGCACTGGAACGTCGTCGGCACCAACTTCCGCGACACCCACCTTCAGCTCGACGAGATCATCGAGGCCGCGCGCGAGTTCGCCGACACGGTCGCCGAGCGCATGCGTGCGCTGCACGCGCTGCCGGACGGCCGCAGCGATGTCGTGGCCGAGACGACGACCCTTCCCGAGATCCCCCAGGGCGAGATCGCAACGACCGAGGTCATCGACCTCATGACCGAACGACTGGATGCGGTCACCGCCACCTGCCGCGACGTGCACGATGACGTCGACGACGAAGACCCGACCAGCGCCGACATCCTGCACTCGATCCTCGAGCGTCTCGAGCAGCTGTCGTGGATGGTCAGCGCCGAGAACCGCGTGCCCCGCAAGCGCTGA
- a CDS encoding glycoside hydrolase family 15 protein, whose amino-acid sequence MADPNSAPDALGEPLDSYAAIGDGRTIALIGRRGQIDWMPVPDIGAEPVFARLLDDDDGGCIELEPTTEYSVTRRYLPGTNVLETTFTTASGVARVTDALVVGVAGRLPWCELGRRVEGVRGEVSFAWRVQPGTKLGTASPWIETTERGAIIRCGDTAIAVVGDGHAPEEPDATAASVVLRGTINTTADSRHLLVVVATHDEPLRLPDPANVDRGIDRTIDSWRMWSREFSYDGPWADAVQRSALAMKLLVYAPTGAIVAAGTTSLPETGRGGKNWDYRFAWVRDVAYTVHALVGFGLREETHAALSWLSRAIRTHGSPDPHVFYGLDGVPTDGVEFRDAPGWKGIGPVVVGNPAQGQLQLGVYGDVFAVCRTYVDEGNVLDHGTARLLGELADRVCDLWRTPDSGMWELPEARHYISSKMGCWQALNDAVHLNERGQAPGRAERWAAERERIRAWIDDHGWDEEQGAYVMAAGSPDLDASVLLHAPSGFDRGERMSRTIDALTRQLGVGDLLYRYSGAAAEEHTFLACAFWRAGALACVGRYDEAIASMDRLMETANDVGILPEMIDASDGSFWGNLPQALSHLALVTTALTIREVAPDWVA is encoded by the coding sequence ATGGCTGACCCGAACTCCGCGCCCGATGCCCTCGGCGAGCCGCTGGACTCGTACGCCGCCATCGGTGACGGGCGCACGATCGCCCTCATCGGCCGGCGCGGCCAGATCGACTGGATGCCCGTGCCCGACATCGGTGCAGAACCGGTGTTCGCGCGTCTCCTCGACGACGACGACGGCGGATGCATCGAGCTGGAGCCGACGACGGAGTATTCGGTGACCCGGCGCTACCTGCCGGGGACCAACGTGCTCGAAACCACGTTCACGACGGCGTCGGGAGTCGCGCGGGTCACCGATGCGCTCGTCGTCGGGGTCGCCGGCCGGTTGCCCTGGTGCGAGCTGGGCAGGCGGGTCGAGGGAGTGCGCGGCGAGGTCTCGTTCGCCTGGCGAGTGCAGCCCGGCACCAAGCTCGGCACGGCGTCGCCGTGGATCGAAACCACCGAGCGCGGCGCGATCATCCGCTGCGGCGACACCGCGATCGCTGTCGTCGGAGACGGACACGCACCCGAGGAACCCGACGCCACCGCCGCCTCGGTCGTCCTCCGCGGCACGATCAACACGACCGCGGATTCGCGGCACCTGCTCGTGGTCGTCGCCACGCACGACGAGCCGCTGCGGTTGCCGGACCCGGCGAACGTCGACCGCGGCATCGACCGCACGATCGACAGTTGGCGGATGTGGTCGCGCGAGTTCTCGTACGACGGCCCGTGGGCGGATGCCGTTCAGCGCAGCGCGCTCGCGATGAAGCTCCTCGTCTACGCCCCCACCGGGGCGATCGTCGCCGCCGGAACGACCTCGCTTCCGGAGACCGGACGCGGCGGCAAGAACTGGGACTACCGATTCGCGTGGGTGCGCGACGTGGCCTACACGGTGCACGCGCTCGTCGGGTTCGGCCTCCGCGAAGAGACGCACGCGGCGCTGTCGTGGTTGAGTCGCGCGATCCGCACGCACGGATCTCCCGACCCGCACGTGTTCTACGGGCTGGACGGCGTGCCCACCGACGGTGTCGAGTTCCGGGATGCGCCGGGCTGGAAGGGGATCGGACCCGTCGTGGTCGGCAACCCCGCCCAGGGGCAATTACAGCTCGGTGTCTACGGCGACGTGTTCGCGGTCTGCCGCACCTACGTGGATGAAGGGAACGTGCTCGATCACGGCACCGCGCGACTGCTCGGCGAACTCGCCGACCGGGTGTGCGACCTGTGGCGGACGCCGGATTCGGGCATGTGGGAACTCCCCGAAGCCCGGCACTACATCTCCTCGAAGATGGGATGCTGGCAGGCGCTGAACGATGCCGTGCACCTGAACGAGCGCGGGCAGGCGCCGGGGCGGGCGGAGCGGTGGGCCGCCGAGCGGGAACGCATCCGGGCATGGATCGACGATCACGGGTGGGATGAGGAGCAGGGCGCCTACGTGATGGCGGCCGGCAGCCCCGACCTCGATGCATCCGTCCTCCTGCACGCGCCGAGCGGCTTCGACCGCGGCGAACGGATGAGCCGCACGATCGATGCCCTGACCCGGCAACTCGGGGTCGGGGACCTGCTCTACCGCTACAGCGGGGCGGCCGCAGAGGAGCACACCTTCCTCGCCTGCGCATTCTGGCGGGCGGGCGCTCTCGCGTGCGTCGGTCGGTACGACGAGGCCATCGCGAGCATGGACCGGCTGATGGAGACCGCGAACGACGTCGGCATCCTCCCCGAGATGATCGACGCCTCGGACGGGTCGTTCTGGGGCAACCTGCCGCAGGCGCTCAGTCACCTGGCGCTGGTCACGACGGCCCTGACGATCCGCGAGGTCGCACCGGACTGGGTCGCGTAG
- a CDS encoding helix-turn-helix transcriptional regulator, translating into MTASSDDTARLRELVLLRRVRDRIDRDYAQPLDVPALARGVNLSEGHLSRRFRAAYGESPYSYLMTRRVERAMALLRRGDLTVTEICFAVGYGSVGTFTTRFTELVGHSPTAYRARASRTAPEMPGCLSKHATRPVRNREARDGASGLTSAL; encoded by the coding sequence GTGACCGCGTCCTCTGATGACACCGCGCGCCTGCGTGAGCTGGTGCTGTTGCGGCGTGTGCGCGACCGCATCGATCGCGACTACGCCCAGCCCCTCGATGTGCCCGCGCTGGCGCGCGGGGTGAACCTGTCGGAGGGGCACCTCAGTCGTCGATTCCGTGCCGCATACGGCGAGTCGCCGTACAGCTATCTCATGACGCGGCGGGTCGAACGCGCGATGGCGCTTCTTCGTCGCGGTGACCTGACCGTCACGGAGATCTGCTTCGCGGTCGGGTACGGCTCCGTCGGGACCTTCACCACGCGCTTCACAGAACTCGTCGGACACTCGCCGACGGCGTATCGCGCCCGGGCATCACGGACGGCTCCGGAGATGCCGGGGTGCCTCTCGAAGCACGCGACGAGACCGGTCAGGAATCGAGAAGCGCGTGACGGCGCATCGGGCCTAACGTCAGCGCTATGA
- a CDS encoding VOC family protein, giving the protein MNITIHYAFLPHTDADASLAFYRDTLGFEVRNDVGYNDMRWITVGPIGQPETSIVLQPPVADPTITDDERRTILELIAKGSYGALTLATDDLDGLFAKLEASGAEVVQEPADQPYGVRDCAFRDPSGNLLRISEIR; this is encoded by the coding sequence ATGAACATCACCATCCATTACGCCTTCCTCCCGCACACGGATGCGGACGCCTCGCTCGCCTTCTATCGCGACACCCTCGGGTTCGAGGTCCGCAACGACGTCGGATACAACGACATGCGGTGGATCACGGTCGGGCCGATCGGCCAGCCCGAGACCTCGATCGTGCTGCAGCCGCCGGTGGCCGACCCGACGATCACGGACGACGAGCGGCGCACCATTCTCGAGCTGATCGCGAAGGGGTCGTACGGCGCGCTGACGCTCGCGACCGACGATCTCGACGGGCTCTTCGCGAAGCTCGAAGCCAGCGGCGCCGAGGTCGTGCAGGAACCCGCCGATCAGCCCTACGGCGTGCGCGACTGCGCGTTCCGTGATCCGTCGGGCAACCTGCTGCGCATCAGCGAGATCCGCTGA
- a CDS encoding ATP-binding cassette domain-containing protein encodes MPTTTTTDRHPADLHDVIRVQGARENNLRDIDVEIPKRRLTVFTGVSGSGKSSLVFGTIAAESQRMINETYSAFVQGFMPSLGRPDVDVLEGLTTAIIVDQERMGANVRSTVGTATDANAMLRILFSRLGEPSLGSPQAYSFNVASAHGAGAVTVERGGESKAVRASFRVLGGMCPRCEGMGHVTDIDLAQIFDESKSLVEGAITVPGYTADGWMVRIFSESGFLPPKKPIRDFTAAERKDFLYKEPTKVKLAGVNMTYEGLVPKVQKSFLSKDREAMQPHIRAFVDRAVAFAVCPDCAGTRLNEGARSSKIGGVSIADACAMQISDLAVWVRGLDAPSAGPLLEKLSQTLDSFVQIGLGYLSLDRPAGTLSGGEAQRTKMIRHLGSSLTDVTYVFDEPTVGLHPHDIERMNALLLQLRDKGNTVLVVEHKPETIAIADRVVDIGPGAGTAGGTICFEGTVDELRGSGTLTGRHLEDRTALKERVREPRGVLEIRGATANNLRNVDVDVPLGVLAVITGVAGSGKSSLIHGSVPASADVVSIDQGAIKGSRRSNPATYTGLLEPIRKAFAKVNGVKPALFSANSEGACPACNGAGVIYSDLGIMAGVATVCDVCEGRRFDASVLEYRLDGRDISEVLAMPVSEAVEFFAEGESHIPAAHAILTRLDDVGLGYLTIGQPLTTLSGGERQRLKLATRMGDAGGIYVLDEPTTGLHLADVEQLLRLLDRLVDSGKSVIVIEHHQAVMAHADWIIDVGPGAGHDGGRIVFEGTPAQLVADATTLTGQHLAAYVGR; translated from the coding sequence ATGCCGACGACCACCACGACAGACCGCCATCCTGCCGACCTGCACGACGTGATCCGCGTGCAGGGCGCGCGCGAGAACAACCTCCGTGACATCGACGTCGAGATCCCCAAGCGGCGACTGACGGTGTTCACCGGGGTCTCCGGATCGGGCAAGAGCTCGCTCGTCTTCGGCACGATCGCCGCCGAATCGCAGCGCATGATCAACGAGACGTACAGTGCGTTCGTGCAGGGTTTCATGCCGTCGCTCGGACGCCCCGACGTCGACGTCCTCGAGGGTCTGACGACGGCGATCATCGTCGACCAGGAGCGGATGGGCGCGAACGTGCGTTCCACCGTCGGCACCGCGACCGACGCGAACGCGATGCTGCGCATCCTGTTCAGCCGACTGGGTGAACCGAGTCTGGGGTCGCCGCAGGCCTACTCCTTCAACGTCGCGTCGGCACACGGTGCGGGGGCGGTGACCGTGGAGCGGGGAGGTGAGAGCAAAGCGGTCCGCGCGTCCTTCCGCGTGCTCGGCGGGATGTGTCCGCGCTGCGAGGGGATGGGTCACGTCACCGACATCGATCTCGCTCAGATCTTCGACGAGAGTAAATCCCTGGTCGAAGGGGCGATCACCGTTCCCGGATATACGGCGGACGGGTGGATGGTGCGCATCTTCTCCGAATCGGGCTTTCTTCCGCCGAAGAAGCCCATCCGTGATTTCACGGCTGCCGAACGGAAAGACTTTCTCTATAAGGAACCGACGAAGGTCAAGCTCGCCGGTGTGAATATGACGTACGAGGGACTCGTGCCCAAGGTGCAGAAGTCGTTCCTCTCGAAAGATCGGGAGGCGATGCAGCCTCACATCCGCGCTTTCGTCGACCGGGCCGTGGCGTTCGCCGTCTGCCCGGACTGCGCGGGCACGCGGTTGAACGAGGGTGCCCGGTCGTCGAAGATCGGGGGCGTCAGTATCGCCGATGCCTGCGCCATGCAGATCAGCGATCTGGCCGTCTGGGTGCGGGGGCTCGACGCGCCATCCGCCGGTCCGCTCCTCGAGAAGCTCAGTCAGACACTGGACTCGTTCGTTCAGATCGGCCTCGGATACCTGTCGCTCGATCGCCCGGCAGGTACCCTGTCGGGCGGCGAGGCGCAGCGGACCAAAATGATCCGGCACCTCGGGTCCTCGCTCACCGACGTCACCTACGTCTTCGATGAGCCGACCGTCGGCCTGCATCCGCACGACATCGAGCGGATGAACGCGCTGCTGCTCCAGTTGCGCGACAAGGGCAACACCGTGCTCGTCGTCGAGCACAAACCCGAGACCATCGCGATCGCCGACCGGGTCGTCGACATCGGGCCGGGTGCCGGAACGGCCGGCGGCACGATTTGCTTCGAGGGAACGGTCGACGAGTTGCGGGGGAGTGGCACACTCACCGGTCGGCACCTCGAAGATCGCACGGCACTCAAGGAGCGAGTGCGCGAGCCGCGTGGCGTTCTCGAGATCCGTGGCGCGACGGCGAACAACCTCCGGAACGTCGACGTCGACGTTCCGCTGGGTGTGCTCGCGGTCATCACGGGTGTCGCGGGCTCGGGGAAGAGCTCGCTCATCCACGGCTCCGTTCCCGCATCCGCGGACGTGGTGTCGATCGATCAGGGCGCCATCAAGGGGTCACGTCGCAGCAATCCCGCAACGTACACGGGGTTGCTTGAGCCGATCCGGAAAGCGTTCGCGAAGGTCAACGGCGTGAAGCCCGCGCTGTTCAGCGCGAACTCCGAAGGCGCATGCCCCGCCTGCAACGGCGCGGGTGTGATCTACTCCGACCTCGGCATCATGGCGGGCGTCGCCACTGTGTGCGACGTGTGCGAGGGGCGCCGGTTCGACGCATCGGTCCTCGAATACCGGCTGGACGGGCGCGATATCAGCGAGGTGCTGGCGATGCCCGTCTCCGAAGCGGTGGAGTTCTTCGCGGAGGGGGAGTCCCACATCCCGGCGGCCCACGCGATCCTGACGCGGCTCGACGATGTCGGGCTCGGTTATCTCACCATCGGGCAGCCGCTCACGACCCTATCGGGCGGGGAACGCCAGCGGTTGAAGCTGGCGACGCGCATGGGAGATGCGGGGGGCATCTACGTTCTCGACGAGCCGACGACAGGTCTGCACCTGGCGGACGTCGAACAGCTTCTCCGGCTCCTGGATCGCTTGGTCGACTCCGGAAAATCTGTGATCGTCATCGAACACCACCAGGCCGTTATGGCCCACGCGGATTGGATCATCGACGTCGGGCCGGGCGCCGGCCACGACGGTGGGCGGATCGTGTTCGAGGGGACGCCGGCGCAACTCGTCGCGGATGCGACGACGCTGACCGGTCAGCACCTCGCGGCGTACGTCGGTCGATGA
- a CDS encoding PLDc N-terminal domain-containing protein gives MSVSVNPLLPDGNDIAWALVTAALLTLMLAALVSLARHATRLTGGQTLGWTLLTVLVPIIGPITWLAIGRRNAATRPDVT, from the coding sequence ATGAGCGTCTCCGTGAATCCACTGTTGCCGGATGGCAACGACATCGCGTGGGCGCTGGTGACCGCCGCGCTGCTGACGCTGATGCTCGCCGCGCTGGTGTCACTGGCACGGCACGCAACACGACTCACCGGTGGGCAGACGCTCGGTTGGACGCTGCTGACCGTTCTCGTCCCGATCATCGGCCCGATCACGTGGCTCGCCATCGGACGCCGCAACGCTGCGACTCGGCCCGATGTGACATAA
- a CDS encoding FecCD family ABC transporter permease: MRGNGTRRAPLVIRTAGKGALPALSARVDVRTLALCVLLAAVTGVFFLVALSVGDYVLSPVDVLATLGGGGSPQARLVVGEWRLPRALLAIVIGAALGMSGAVFQSLTRNPLGSPDIIGFTTGAYTGGLVVILIFGGGYLLTAIGAVAGGVVTALLVYALAYRGGIQGFRLIIIGIGVSATLASVNSWLSTRADLDDAMQAAAWGSGSLNGVGYDQLWPVLGLLAVVCPALLAQAPALRQLELGDDLAQALGVRVEAVRLRALLCGILLVAIATAAVGPVAFVALVAPQIAARLRGSATIALIPAGLTGAIILLCSDIAAQRAFAPTQLPVGVMTVVVGGAYFVWLLIRQNRPTG; encoded by the coding sequence ATGCGCGGGAACGGAACGCGTCGTGCGCCGCTCGTCATCCGCACGGCGGGGAAGGGAGCGCTGCCCGCGTTGTCGGCGCGGGTCGACGTCAGAACCCTGGCGCTCTGCGTACTGCTGGCCGCGGTGACCGGCGTGTTCTTTCTCGTGGCGCTCAGCGTGGGCGATTACGTCCTCTCGCCCGTCGATGTGTTGGCCACCTTGGGCGGAGGCGGTTCGCCGCAGGCGCGTCTGGTCGTCGGGGAGTGGCGCTTGCCGAGGGCGCTGCTGGCGATCGTCATCGGAGCAGCCCTGGGAATGAGCGGAGCGGTGTTCCAGTCACTGACCCGAAATCCTCTCGGCAGCCCCGACATCATCGGGTTCACGACGGGGGCGTACACGGGCGGGCTCGTCGTCATCCTGATCTTCGGCGGCGGGTATTTGCTGACCGCGATCGGTGCGGTGGCGGGCGGTGTGGTGACCGCACTGCTGGTCTACGCGCTCGCGTACCGCGGCGGCATCCAGGGGTTCCGGCTGATCATCATCGGTATCGGCGTTTCGGCGACACTCGCGTCGGTCAACAGCTGGCTGTCGACCCGCGCCGATCTCGACGATGCGATGCAGGCCGCGGCGTGGGGGAGCGGCTCCCTGAACGGGGTCGGGTACGACCAACTCTGGCCCGTACTCGGTCTCCTCGCCGTGGTGTGTCCGGCGCTGCTCGCGCAGGCGCCGGCGCTCCGCCAACTCGAACTCGGCGACGACCTCGCGCAGGCCCTCGGGGTCCGCGTCGAGGCCGTCCGCCTGAGAGCTCTACTGTGCGGAATCCTTCTCGTGGCGATCGCGACCGCCGCCGTCGGTCCCGTCGCATTCGTTGCACTCGTGGCACCGCAGATCGCCGCGAGACTGCGCGGCAGCGCGACGATTGCGCTGATTCCCGCCGGCCTCACCGGTGCGATCATCCTGTTGTGTTCGGACATCGCCGCCCAGCGCGCGTTCGCCCCGACCCAACTCCCGGTGGGAGTCATGACCGTCGTCGTCGGCGGGGCGTACTTCGTCTGGTTGCTTATTCGGCAGAACAGACCCACGGGCTGA
- a CDS encoding iron chelate uptake ABC transporter family permease subunit, whose translation MVLAGVLAVTVVGSLAVGARYIPPGEVVRTLIDAAQGRGSGEVYEIVVGLRLPRAFIGAAVGAALGVAGALIQALTRNPLADTGILGVNAGAGFLVTVGIGWFGVGNIQGYVWFSFAGAAAATMLVFAIGSRGPAGATPIRLTLIGVALGAMLSGMSSMISLLNPSVFDGMRFWGAGSLTSRDEHVLWAVLPFIAIGLVIAALVAAPLNAVALGEDLARSLGASVVRTRVLVIVAVTLLAGAATAAAGPIAFLGLMVPHVVRWFVGPDQRWIIAYTAVCAPILLLIADVVGRVIVPPQELQVGIITAFIGAPVLVLLARRRKITGL comes from the coding sequence ATCGTGCTCGCCGGAGTGCTCGCCGTGACCGTCGTCGGGAGTCTCGCGGTCGGTGCGCGCTACATCCCGCCGGGCGAGGTCGTGCGAACTCTCATCGACGCCGCGCAGGGCCGCGGATCCGGAGAGGTGTACGAGATCGTGGTCGGCCTGCGTCTCCCGCGCGCCTTCATCGGCGCCGCCGTCGGCGCGGCGCTGGGCGTCGCGGGAGCGCTCATCCAGGCGCTGACCCGCAACCCGCTCGCGGATACCGGCATTCTCGGGGTGAACGCGGGTGCGGGATTCCTCGTCACCGTCGGGATCGGCTGGTTCGGGGTAGGCAACATCCAGGGATATGTCTGGTTCTCCTTCGCGGGCGCCGCCGCGGCGACGATGCTCGTCTTCGCCATCGGCTCCCGCGGCCCCGCGGGCGCGACGCCCATTCGCCTGACCTTGATCGGGGTCGCACTGGGGGCGATGCTCAGCGGAATGTCGAGCATGATCTCGCTTCTGAACCCATCCGTCTTCGACGGGATGCGGTTCTGGGGAGCAGGCAGCCTCACGTCGCGTGACGAGCACGTGCTCTGGGCCGTCCTTCCGTTCATCGCGATCGGGCTCGTCATCGCCGCGCTCGTCGCCGCGCCGCTGAACGCCGTGGCTCTCGGCGAGGACCTGGCCCGGTCCTTGGGTGCGAGTGTCGTTCGCACGCGGGTTCTGGTGATCGTCGCTGTGACGCTCCTGGCCGGGGCCGCTACGGCCGCGGCCGGCCCGATCGCGTTCCTCGGGCTCATGGTCCCGCATGTCGTCCGCTGGTTCGTCGGGCCCGACCAGCGGTGGATCATCGCCTACACCGCGGTGTGCGCACCGATTCTGCTGCTCATCGCGGATGTCGTGGGGCGGGTCATCGTGCCGCCGCAAGAACTGCAGGTCGGCATCATCACGGCGTTCATCGGCGCTCCGGTGCTCGTGCTGCTCGCGCGCCGCAGGAAGATCACCGGGCTGTGA
- a CDS encoding ABC transporter substrate-binding protein translates to MPRTASVGARIALPIALAFTLVGLTACTPADTAPDASAAASETRTVDTAYGDVTVPVEPLRVVAVSYDTPWQLAAVGVTPVAMQDYSAYADSFTAAQQDLIASADTVGAFFDLNIEAVLAAEPDLIVGDVLEIDEATYEKLSQIAPTAIFEGEYRGDWRAIGASVADVVGHADEFSAAEALYEDELARVQDEYADVLARPWAAIGDGDVEGGFSVLYPGGAVGALFFDDLGAATTPSIPAEEDGDKGWMYISPELTTSVLGEAEIIVTGANPAGELSASLAGTVQTPLFTALPAAQSGSVYGVWSSVTDYGTALDWLHSVEQTVLIPESAS, encoded by the coding sequence ATGCCCCGCACCGCTTCCGTCGGCGCCCGTATCGCCCTGCCCATCGCTCTCGCGTTCACGCTCGTCGGCCTGACGGCCTGCACGCCCGCCGACACGGCGCCCGATGCATCGGCCGCAGCATCCGAGACTCGTACCGTCGACACCGCCTACGGCGACGTCACCGTGCCCGTCGAACCGCTTCGCGTCGTCGCGGTGTCGTACGACACGCCCTGGCAGCTCGCTGCGGTCGGAGTCACCCCGGTGGCGATGCAGGACTACTCGGCGTACGCGGACTCGTTCACGGCCGCACAGCAGGATCTCATCGCCAGCGCGGACACCGTCGGCGCCTTCTTCGATCTGAACATCGAAGCGGTTCTCGCCGCCGAACCCGACCTCATCGTCGGCGACGTCCTGGAGATCGACGAGGCGACGTACGAAAAGCTCTCGCAGATCGCGCCCACCGCCATCTTCGAGGGCGAGTACCGCGGCGACTGGCGGGCCATCGGAGCGAGCGTGGCGGATGTCGTCGGCCACGCCGACGAGTTCTCCGCCGCCGAAGCCCTCTACGAGGACGAGCTGGCGCGGGTGCAGGACGAGTACGCCGACGTGCTGGCTCGCCCCTGGGCGGCGATCGGCGACGGCGACGTCGAGGGCGGGTTCTCGGTGCTCTACCCGGGCGGCGCCGTCGGCGCCCTGTTCTTCGACGACCTCGGCGCGGCGACCACACCCAGCATCCCCGCCGAAGAGGACGGCGACAAAGGCTGGATGTACATCTCACCCGAGTTGACCACGTCCGTGCTGGGCGAGGCGGAGATCATCGTCACCGGCGCGAACCCCGCAGGGGAGTTGTCTGCATCGCTGGCGGGCACGGTGCAGACGCCGCTGTTCACCGCGCTCCCCGCCGCCCAGTCGGGCAGCGTGTACGGCGTCTGGTCGAGTGTGACCGACTACGGCACCGCGCTCGACTGGCTGCATTCGGTCGAACAGACCGTTCTCATCCCCGAGTCGGCGAGCTGA
- a CDS encoding siderophore-interacting protein encodes MAFCEPAAVVRTTRLTPSAIRVRLRAVGDWRWHTDGGGDERIDLAFPRPGERDADVAFFNDREYGHAPTDDEPPWRHYTVRAVHDDGQELDIDFVVHEGGVASGWAENAEAGDIVGVFHGGPSRSYYAPPADSQWQLLVADATGLPGLARIVEELPAGARARAIVEVPGEQDRQEIPTRGNVEWTWIIGSGGRTSALPAAVAESDVPDGPGYAWIACEAAAARRVRSHVRMAWGLSRDRHRAVGYWTAGASGHVEQDRD; translated from the coding sequence ATGGCATTCTGCGAGCCCGCGGCGGTCGTCCGCACGACACGACTGACCCCCTCCGCCATCCGCGTGCGGTTGCGTGCCGTCGGAGACTGGCGCTGGCACACCGACGGCGGTGGCGATGAGCGCATCGACCTCGCGTTTCCCCGGCCAGGAGAGCGGGATGCGGACGTCGCATTCTTCAACGACCGCGAGTACGGGCACGCCCCGACCGACGACGAACCGCCGTGGCGCCATTACACCGTGCGTGCGGTGCACGACGACGGACAGGAACTCGACATCGACTTCGTCGTCCACGAGGGCGGAGTCGCGTCCGGCTGGGCCGAGAACGCCGAGGCCGGCGACATCGTCGGCGTCTTCCACGGCGGACCGTCTCGGTCGTACTACGCGCCGCCGGCGGACAGTCAGTGGCAGTTGCTCGTCGCCGACGCGACCGGGTTGCCGGGACTCGCGCGCATCGTGGAGGAACTCCCCGCCGGAGCCCGCGCCCGCGCCATCGTCGAAGTCCCGGGGGAGCAGGACCGACAGGAGATCCCCACACGCGGAAACGTCGAGTGGACGTGGATCATCGGATCCGGCGGACGCACCAGCGCGTTGCCCGCCGCGGTGGCGGAGAGCGATGTGCCGGATGGGCCCGGGTACGCCTGGATCGCGTGCGAGGCGGCGGCGGCGCGGCGCGTGCGGTCGCACGTGCGTATGGCGTGGGGGCTCAGCCGGGACCGCCACCGCGCCGTGGGCTACTGGACCGCGGGCGCGAGCGGACACGTGGAGCAGGATCGGGACTGA